In Lysobacter lycopersici, a genomic segment contains:
- a CDS encoding Mpo1 family 2-hydroxy fatty acid dioxygenase, with amino-acid sequence MNASTERNIDQWFAHYSADHQNQGNQRIHVFAVPLILWSVVALLWCVPVPGSWFRQGLWAALAMFAAWSFYWRASRSLGLGMLAWFVLLAWLTRWLHGLLGTQQLLWLAVGVFVVAWIAQFVGHSRLFEGRKPSFLTDLKYLLIGPAWVLAKLYRKLGWKY; translated from the coding sequence ATGAACGCATCCACCGAACGCAACATCGACCAGTGGTTCGCGCACTACAGCGCGGATCATCAGAATCAAGGCAACCAGCGCATCCACGTGTTCGCGGTGCCGCTGATCCTGTGGAGCGTGGTCGCGCTGCTTTGGTGCGTGCCGGTGCCAGGCAGCTGGTTCCGCCAGGGCCTGTGGGCCGCGCTCGCGATGTTCGCGGCATGGAGTTTCTACTGGCGCGCGTCGCGTTCGCTGGGGCTGGGCATGCTCGCCTGGTTCGTGCTGCTGGCGTGGCTGACGCGCTGGTTGCACGGCTTGCTCGGCACGCAGCAGTTGCTGTGGCTCGCGGTGGGCGTGTTCGTGGTCGCATGGATCGCGCAGTTCGTCGGCCACAGCAGGCTGTTCGAAGGCCGAAAGCCGAGCTTCCTCACCGACCTGAAATACCTGCTGATCGGCCCGGCGTGGGTGCTGGCGAAGTTGTACCGAAAGCTCGGCTGGAAATACTGA
- a CDS encoding lectin produces the protein MNRKLLCMAMIAALAACSADRDGASDAATAPPVADQPAEDIPPATMPAPASLPSPASTAMPAPAADGADTQASFAGYGDVKFGIAAAEMEKAWGGELETLGKDANPSCYFMAPKWVKTPAEFAFMIGDGKFVRYGSDSTKLAAPGGGKVGMTVEELQALYHDALQSTPHKYVEGGHYLSMSASGVAPSKLVFETDAAGKATAWRVGLSPQVDYVEGCS, from the coding sequence ATGAACCGCAAACTGTTGTGCATGGCCATGATCGCGGCGCTGGCCGCATGCAGCGCCGATCGTGATGGGGCTTCCGATGCGGCGACTGCGCCGCCGGTTGCGGACCAACCGGCCGAGGACATTCCACCGGCGACAATGCCGGCTCCGGCGAGCCTGCCGTCGCCTGCATCGACCGCCATGCCAGCGCCCGCGGCCGATGGCGCCGACACGCAGGCGAGCTTCGCCGGCTACGGCGACGTGAAGTTCGGCATCGCCGCCGCGGAGATGGAAAAGGCCTGGGGCGGCGAACTGGAGACGCTGGGCAAGGACGCGAATCCGTCCTGCTATTTCATGGCGCCGAAGTGGGTGAAGACGCCGGCCGAATTCGCCTTCATGATCGGCGACGGCAAGTTCGTGCGCTACGGCAGCGACAGCACGAAACTCGCTGCGCCCGGCGGCGGCAAGGTCGGCATGACGGTCGAGGAATTGCAGGCGCTGTACCACGATGCGCTGCAATCGACGCCGCACAAGTACGTCGAGGGCGGCCACTACCTGTCGATGTCCGCCAGCGGCGTGGCGCCGAGCAAGCTGGTGTTCGAAACCGATGCCGCCGGCAAGGCCACCGCATGGCGCGTGGGCCTGTCGCCGCAGGTCGATTACGTCGAGGGCTGTTCGTAA
- a CDS encoding endonuclease domain-containing protein has protein sequence MDKRLNIGAARMLRRSMTDAEHALWRILRGRQLEGFKFRRQHSIGRFVVDFVCLEHKLVVEVDGGHHAEQVDADAERTAYLEGRGFRVVRFWNNEVLTEMDGVAMRLLATLTPTPLPQAGEGL, from the coding sequence ATGGATAAACGACTCAACATCGGCGCCGCCCGCATGCTTCGCCGTTCCATGACGGATGCGGAGCATGCGCTTTGGCGCATCCTGCGCGGTCGGCAGTTGGAAGGTTTCAAGTTTCGTCGCCAACATTCGATCGGTCGATTCGTTGTCGATTTCGTTTGTCTCGAACACAAATTGGTCGTCGAAGTGGATGGCGGCCATCACGCGGAACAGGTCGACGCGGATGCGGAGCGAACGGCATATCTGGAAGGCAGGGGATTCCGGGTGGTCCGGTTCTGGAACAACGAAGTGCTGACGGAAATGGACGGCGTGGCAATGCGACTGCTTGCCACCCTCACCCCAACCCCTCTCCCGCAGGCGGGAGAGGGGCTTTGA
- the hmgA gene encoding homogentisate 1,2-dioxygenase, whose amino-acid sequence MSIASNGYQSGFGNEFASEAIPGSLPEGRNSPQKVAHGLYAEQISGTAFTAPRHANRRSWLYRIRPAAMHGEFKPFEQPLLSKGVLHNDFDTGPVTPDQLRWSPLPIPETPTDFVDGLVTMAGNGSPATQSGIGIHMYAANRDMQGRFFYDADGELLIVPQQGRLHIETELGVLDVEPQEIALIPRGIRFRVALPDGPSRGYVCENFGAFLRIPDLGPIGSNGLANPRDFLAPNAAYEDVDGDFELIAKFQGHLWRADIGHSPLDVVAWHGNHAPCKYDLRKFNTIGSISFDHPDPSIFLVLTSPSDTPGVGNMDFVIFPPRVLVARDTFRPPWFHRNIASEFMGLVYGAYDAKAEGFAPGGASLHNCMTGHGPDAATFEKASNADTSKPDVIGGTMAFMFEARNVIRPTKTAMDAAHRQRDYQACWAGLQKHFKP is encoded by the coding sequence ATGAGCATCGCCAGCAACGGTTACCAGAGCGGTTTCGGCAACGAATTCGCGAGCGAGGCGATCCCCGGCTCTTTGCCGGAAGGGCGCAATTCGCCGCAGAAGGTGGCGCACGGCCTGTACGCCGAGCAGATCAGCGGCACCGCGTTCACCGCGCCTCGCCATGCGAACCGTCGCAGCTGGCTGTACCGCATCCGCCCGGCGGCGATGCATGGCGAATTCAAGCCGTTCGAGCAGCCGCTGCTCTCAAAGGGGGTGCTGCACAACGATTTCGACACCGGCCCGGTGACGCCGGACCAGTTGCGCTGGAGCCCATTGCCAATTCCCGAAACGCCGACCGATTTCGTCGATGGCCTCGTCACCATGGCCGGCAACGGTTCGCCGGCGACGCAGAGCGGCATCGGCATCCACATGTACGCGGCGAATCGCGACATGCAGGGTCGCTTCTTCTACGACGCCGACGGCGAATTGCTGATCGTTCCGCAGCAGGGCCGGCTGCACATCGAAACCGAACTCGGCGTGCTCGATGTCGAGCCGCAGGAAATCGCGCTGATCCCGCGCGGCATCCGCTTCCGCGTCGCGCTGCCGGACGGTCCCTCGCGCGGCTACGTGTGCGAGAACTTCGGCGCCTTCCTGCGCATCCCCGACCTCGGCCCCATCGGCAGCAATGGCCTCGCGAACCCGCGCGATTTCCTCGCGCCGAACGCGGCCTACGAAGACGTCGACGGCGATTTCGAATTGATCGCGAAGTTCCAGGGCCACCTGTGGCGCGCGGACATCGGCCATTCGCCGCTGGACGTCGTCGCGTGGCACGGCAACCACGCGCCCTGCAAGTACGACCTGCGCAAGTTCAACACGATTGGTTCCATCAGCTTCGACCATCCCGATCCGTCGATCTTCCTGGTGCTGACTTCGCCCAGCGATACGCCCGGCGTCGGCAACATGGATTTCGTGATCTTCCCGCCGCGCGTGCTGGTGGCACGGGACACGTTCCGCCCGCCGTGGTTCCACCGCAACATCGCCAGCGAGTTCATGGGCCTGGTCTACGGCGCCTACGACGCGAAGGCGGAAGGTTTCGCGCCCGGCGGCGCGTCGCTGCACAACTGCATGACCGGGCATGGGCCGGATGCGGCGACGTTCGAGAAGGCGAGCAACGCCGATACCTCGAAGCCGGATGTCATCGGCGGCACCATGGCCTTCATGTTCGAGGCACGCAACGTGATCCGCCCGACGAAGACCGCGATGGACGCCGCGCATCGGCAACGCGACTACCAGGCCTGCTGGGCCGGCTTGCAGAAGCACTTCAAGCCATAG
- a CDS encoding phosphoribosylaminoimidazolesuccinocarboxamide synthase has translation MATTLLEADLPGLTLRHRGKVRDVFDLGDGHLLIVATDRLSAFDVVLPDPIPGKGEMLCQISNFWFGETAHLIRNHLTGIDVASVLPAGVDPALYAKRAVVTKKLKPVPVEAIARGYLIGSGWKDYQRTGRVSGIQFPDGLRQAEQLPQPVFTPSTKAAVGDHDENIDFDTVVRSIGADLAEQVRDATLRLYAFARDYAAQRGIILADTKFEFGTDADGRLYVMDEMLTPDSSRYWPADQYEVGTSPPSYDKQFVRDYLETLDWDKAPPGPKLPAEVIARTRAKYAEALQKLAGISVD, from the coding sequence GTGGCGACCACCCTGCTCGAAGCCGATCTTCCCGGCCTGACCCTGCGCCATCGCGGCAAGGTCCGCGACGTGTTCGACCTCGGCGACGGCCACCTGCTCATCGTCGCCACCGACCGCCTGTCCGCGTTCGACGTGGTCCTGCCCGACCCGATTCCCGGCAAGGGCGAGATGCTCTGCCAGATCAGCAATTTCTGGTTCGGCGAAACCGCGCACCTGATCCGCAATCATTTGACGGGAATCGACGTAGCCTCGGTGCTGCCGGCAGGCGTCGATCCGGCGCTGTACGCCAAGCGCGCGGTGGTGACGAAGAAGCTGAAACCGGTGCCGGTGGAAGCCATCGCCCGCGGTTACCTGATCGGCAGCGGCTGGAAGGATTACCAGCGCACCGGCCGGGTCAGCGGCATCCAGTTCCCCGATGGACTGCGCCAGGCCGAACAATTGCCGCAACCGGTGTTCACGCCTTCGACCAAGGCCGCGGTCGGCGACCACGACGAGAACATCGATTTCGACACCGTCGTGCGCAGCATCGGCGCCGACCTCGCCGAACAGGTGCGCGACGCGACGCTACGCCTGTACGCCTTCGCCCGCGATTACGCGGCGCAGCGCGGCATCATCCTCGCCGACACCAAGTTCGAATTCGGCACCGACGCCGACGGTCGCCTGTACGTGATGGACGAGATGCTGACGCCGGATTCCTCGCGCTACTGGCCGGCCGACCAGTACGAAGTCGGCACCAGCCCGCCGAGCTACGACAAGCAGTTCGTGCGCGATTACCTCGAAACCCTGGACTGGGACAAGGCGCCGCCCGGCCCGAAACTGCCTGCGGAGGTAATCGCCCGCACCCGCGCGAAGTATGCCGAGGCGCTGCAGAAGCTGGCCGGCATTAGCGTCGACTGA
- the rpe gene encoding ribulose-phosphate 3-epimerase has product MQPTVIAPSILSADFARLGAEVDAVLAAGADWVHFDVMDNHYVPNLTIGPLVCEALRKHGVAAAIDVHLMVEPVDALVPMFAKAGASHISFHPEASRHVHRTIQLIKANGCEAGLVLNPATPVDVLDYVLEDLDYVLLMSVNPGFGGQSFIPSTLDKLRVVRERIERSGKPIRLEVDGGVKPDNIGEIAKAGADTFVAGSAIFGQPDYTSVIAQMKAAVAAARG; this is encoded by the coding sequence ATGCAGCCCACGGTCATCGCGCCCTCCATCCTGTCCGCCGATTTCGCCCGCCTCGGCGCCGAGGTCGATGCCGTGCTCGCGGCCGGCGCCGACTGGGTGCATTTCGACGTGATGGACAACCACTACGTCCCCAACCTCACCATCGGCCCGCTGGTCTGCGAAGCCTTGCGCAAGCACGGCGTGGCCGCGGCCATCGACGTGCACCTGATGGTGGAACCGGTCGATGCGCTGGTGCCGATGTTCGCCAAGGCCGGGGCCAGCCACATCAGCTTCCATCCGGAAGCCAGCCGCCACGTGCACCGCACCATCCAGCTGATCAAGGCGAACGGTTGCGAGGCTGGGCTGGTGCTGAATCCGGCGACGCCGGTGGACGTGCTCGACTACGTGCTCGAAGACTTGGACTACGTGCTGCTGATGTCGGTGAACCCGGGTTTCGGTGGGCAGTCGTTCATTCCCTCCACCCTCGACAAGCTGCGCGTGGTGCGCGAACGCATCGAACGCAGCGGGAAACCGATCCGGCTCGAAGTCGACGGCGGGGTGAAGCCGGACAACATCGGCGAAATCGCGAAGGCAGGCGCCGATACCTTCGTCGCCGGCAGCGCGATCTTCGGCCAGCCCGATTACACCAGCGTCATCGCGCAGATGAAGGCGGCGGTCGCCGCCGCGCGCGGGTAA
- a CDS encoding NAD-dependent epimerase/dehydratase family protein: protein MKTALVFGASGQIGMPLLHRLGERGWRVLAVSRDEHSDAPGRHWLQGEFANMPPLPEAVDAIFSCGPLDAFARWYSESHIDAPRIVAFGSTSAMTKHDSEDEHERDLVRRLLGAEAALFASSEQRGTTATMLRPTLVYGRGRDATLSRIAALARRHGRFPLPRGADGLRQPAHVGDLADAAFAASQSVAARGRAYDLPGGETLPYRDMVKRVLDCLEPPAKLLELPMPLFRLTLRVARSRGIARELTDAAVQRMREDMVFDAAPARRDFGYAPRAFAPTADMFKPVL, encoded by the coding sequence ATGAAGACCGCGCTCGTGTTCGGCGCCAGCGGGCAGATCGGCATGCCGCTGCTGCATCGCCTGGGCGAACGCGGCTGGCGCGTGCTGGCGGTGTCGCGCGACGAGCATTCGGATGCGCCCGGGCGGCACTGGCTGCAGGGCGAATTCGCGAACATGCCGCCGTTGCCCGAGGCAGTGGACGCGATCTTCAGCTGCGGGCCGCTGGATGCGTTCGCGCGCTGGTATTCCGAATCGCACATCGACGCGCCGCGCATCGTCGCCTTCGGTTCGACCAGCGCGATGACCAAGCACGATTCCGAAGACGAACACGAACGCGACCTCGTGCGGCGCCTGCTGGGCGCGGAAGCGGCGTTGTTCGCATCGTCCGAGCAGCGTGGCACGACCGCGACGATGTTGCGTCCCACGCTGGTCTATGGCCGTGGCCGCGATGCCACGCTGTCGCGCATCGCCGCACTCGCGCGGCGTCATGGGCGGTTCCCGTTGCCGCGCGGCGCGGACGGACTGCGCCAGCCGGCGCACGTGGGCGACCTCGCCGACGCGGCGTTCGCCGCCAGCCAGTCGGTCGCGGCACGGGGCCGTGCCTACGACCTGCCAGGTGGCGAAACCCTGCCGTATCGCGACATGGTCAAGCGCGTGCTGGATTGCCTCGAACCGCCGGCGAAACTGCTCGAACTGCCGATGCCGTTGTTCCGGTTGACGTTGCGAGTCGCCCGATCCCGCGGCATCGCCCGCGAGTTGACCGACGCCGCCGTGCAGCGCATGCGCGAGGACATGGTGTTCGATGCCGCGCCGGCGCGGCGGGATTTCGGCTATGCGCCGCGCGCGTTCGCGCCGACGGCGGACATGTTCAAGCCGGTTTTGTAG
- the nhaD gene encoding sodium:proton antiporter NhaD → MTHASLRRFRLPLLFAGLFAPLAAWAAVPVQDLTAHWSGMAAVIVFIAAYVLVVAEEFTRLRKSQPVMLAAGVIWAMLAVAAARSGLSDALHEAVRDYLLEYAELLLFLLAAMTYVNAMSERRLFEALRVWLLRKGLGYRALFWTTGALAFGLSPIIDNLTTALVMCAVVLAVGRDSPRFVSLACINIVVAANAGGAFSPFGDITTLMVWQAGKVDFAEFFVLFLPSLANWAIPALCMHAAIPKGVPALADERVRLKRGAWPIVALFALTVALAVGFHQFLHLPPFLGMMTGLALLKLYGWRLTRFANAMQAEEFAREGAPGDVDAFDSYEQVARAEWDTLLFFFGVIMCVGALGYCGYLALLSHAFYGGLGATTANVLVGLLSAILDNIPMMVAVLQMAPQMDHGQWLLVTFTAGVGGSLLSIGSAAGVALMGQANGRYTFFSHLKWSWAIALGYAAGIGLHLLLNARHFTGVP, encoded by the coding sequence ATGACGCACGCATCGCTCCGTCGCTTCCGATTGCCGCTGTTGTTCGCGGGCCTGTTCGCGCCGCTGGCCGCGTGGGCCGCGGTGCCGGTGCAGGACCTGACCGCGCACTGGTCGGGCATGGCGGCGGTGATCGTCTTCATCGCAGCCTACGTACTGGTGGTGGCGGAGGAATTCACCCGCCTGCGCAAATCGCAGCCGGTGATGCTGGCGGCTGGCGTCATCTGGGCCATGCTGGCGGTCGCGGCGGCACGCTCCGGCCTGTCGGATGCGCTGCACGAAGCGGTGCGCGACTACCTGCTCGAATACGCCGAACTGCTGCTGTTCCTGCTTGCGGCGATGACCTACGTCAACGCGATGAGCGAACGACGCCTGTTCGAGGCGTTGCGCGTGTGGCTGCTACGCAAGGGCCTGGGCTATCGCGCGCTGTTCTGGACCACCGGCGCGCTGGCGTTCGGCCTGTCGCCGATCATCGACAACCTGACCACCGCGCTGGTGATGTGCGCGGTGGTGCTGGCGGTGGGGCGCGACAGCCCCAGGTTCGTGTCGCTGGCCTGCATCAACATCGTGGTCGCGGCGAACGCCGGCGGCGCGTTCAGCCCGTTCGGCGACATCACCACGCTGATGGTGTGGCAGGCGGGCAAGGTGGACTTCGCCGAATTCTTCGTGCTGTTCCTGCCGTCGCTGGCGAACTGGGCGATCCCCGCGCTATGCATGCACGCCGCGATACCGAAGGGCGTGCCGGCGCTGGCCGACGAGCGCGTGCGGCTCAAGCGCGGGGCATGGCCGATCGTCGCGCTGTTCGCGCTGACGGTCGCGCTGGCGGTGGGGTTCCATCAGTTCCTGCACCTGCCGCCGTTCCTCGGGATGATGACCGGCCTCGCCCTGCTCAAGCTCTACGGTTGGCGCCTCACCCGCTTCGCGAACGCAATGCAGGCCGAGGAATTCGCGCGCGAGGGCGCACCCGGTGACGTCGACGCGTTCGACAGCTACGAACAGGTCGCGCGCGCGGAATGGGACACGCTGCTGTTCTTCTTCGGCGTGATCATGTGCGTGGGCGCACTCGGCTACTGCGGCTACCTCGCGCTGTTGTCGCATGCGTTCTACGGCGGACTCGGCGCGACCACCGCGAACGTGCTGGTCGGCCTGCTGTCGGCGATCCTCGACAACATCCCGATGATGGTCGCGGTGTTGCAGATGGCGCCACAGATGGACCACGGGCAGTGGTTGCTCGTGACCTTCACTGCGGGCGTCGGCGGCAGCCTGCTGTCAATCGGCTCGGCTGCGGGCGTGGCGCTGATGGGGCAGGCGAACGGCCGCTACACCTTCTTCTCGCACCTCAAGTGGAGCTGGGCGATCGCACTCGGTTATGCCGCCGGCATCGGCCTGCACCTTCTCCTCAACGCACGCCATTTCACCGGCGTGCCCTGA
- the trpE gene encoding anthranilate synthase component I codes for MTTPAQFQTYAADGFNLVPVVREVLSDLDTPLSVYLKLADGPHTYLFESVEGGERFGRYSIIGLPARRVYEFRGHRLEVREHGEVVESRDVADPLAEVERLREACKVPKLDGLPGFAGGLVGWFGFECIEYIEPRLRANPKPDELGTPDILLMLSEELAVFDNLKGRLYLVVHADPREPQAFARANRRLDALVHRLRHGGAPYPETLQPAAIDESDFRSSFTREQYHDVVRKAQDYIRAGDIFQVVPSQRLSVPFTARPVDVYRALRALNPSPYMYFLDTGSTQVVGSSPEILARLQGGVVTVRPIAGTRPRGKTQAEDQALEAELLADPKERAEHLMLIDLGRNDVGRISAAGSVRVGEQFVIERYSHVMHIVSEVTGTLKPGLSYADVLRATFPAGTVSGAPKIRALEIIRELEPVKRNVYSGAVGYIGWHGDADTAIAIRTAVIQDGRLHVQAGGGVVFDSDPDAEWQETMNKGRALFRAVAEAARGL; via the coding sequence TTGACCACGCCCGCGCAATTCCAGACCTACGCCGCTGACGGCTTCAACCTCGTGCCGGTTGTGCGCGAGGTGCTCTCCGACCTCGATACGCCGCTCTCGGTCTACCTGAAGCTGGCCGACGGCCCGCACACCTACCTGTTCGAATCGGTCGAGGGCGGCGAACGCTTCGGCCGCTACTCCATCATCGGCCTGCCGGCGCGCCGGGTGTACGAATTCCGCGGCCACCGGCTCGAGGTCCGCGAACACGGCGAAGTCGTCGAATCGCGCGACGTCGCCGATCCGCTGGCCGAAGTCGAACGCCTGCGCGAAGCGTGCAAGGTGCCGAAGCTCGACGGCCTGCCCGGGTTCGCCGGCGGGCTGGTCGGCTGGTTCGGCTTCGAATGCATCGAGTACATCGAACCGCGGTTGCGCGCGAACCCGAAGCCCGACGAACTCGGCACGCCCGACATCCTGCTGATGCTCAGCGAGGAACTGGCGGTGTTCGACAACCTCAAGGGCCGGCTCTACCTGGTCGTCCACGCCGATCCGCGCGAACCGCAGGCCTTCGCGCGCGCCAACCGCCGGCTCGACGCGCTGGTGCACCGGCTGCGCCATGGCGGCGCGCCGTATCCGGAAACCCTGCAGCCGGCGGCGATCGACGAATCCGATTTCCGTTCGTCCTTCACCCGCGAGCAGTACCACGACGTAGTGCGCAAGGCGCAGGACTACATCCGCGCCGGCGACATCTTCCAGGTCGTGCCGTCGCAGCGGCTGAGCGTGCCGTTCACCGCGCGTCCGGTGGACGTGTACCGCGCTTTGCGTGCATTGAATCCGTCGCCGTACATGTATTTCCTCGATACCGGATCGACGCAGGTCGTCGGTTCATCGCCGGAAATCCTCGCGCGCCTGCAGGGCGGCGTGGTGACGGTGCGTCCCATCGCCGGAACGCGTCCGCGCGGGAAAACGCAGGCGGAAGATCAGGCGCTGGAAGCCGAACTCCTCGCCGATCCCAAGGAACGCGCCGAGCACCTGATGCTGATCGACCTGGGGCGCAACGACGTGGGCCGCATCAGCGCAGCGGGCAGCGTGCGCGTCGGCGAGCAGTTCGTGATCGAACGCTACAGCCACGTGATGCACATCGTCAGCGAAGTGACGGGCACGCTGAAGCCGGGGCTGTCCTATGCCGACGTGCTGCGCGCGACTTTCCCGGCCGGCACGGTCAGCGGCGCGCCCAAGATCCGCGCGCTGGAAATCATCCGCGAGCTGGAACCGGTGAAGCGCAACGTCTATTCCGGCGCGGTCGGTTACATCGGTTGGCATGGCGATGCGGACACCGCGATCGCGATCCGCACCGCGGTGATCCAGGACGGCCGCCTGCACGTGCAGGCCGGCGGCGGCGTGGTGTTCGATTCCGATCCGGACGCGGAATGGCAGGAAACGATGAACAAGGGCCGCGCGCTGTTCCGCGCCGTGGCCGAGGCGGCGAGGGGGTTGTGA
- a CDS encoding calcium/sodium antiporter, which produces MAAAALWFVAGLVLLALGGDSIVKGASGLAQRFGASPFIAGLLLVAFGTSLPELAVNARAAWTGHQALALGNAVGSNIANIGLTLGAAALAAPLFLRSRAVGPLLVWLLAMTAVTIGLGLDGVLSRNDGLLLLAGFVVMLAFLIVRGRREPAELQADIARFAETKQGLGLNLSRVVIAIVAMYFGAKWLVQSAPIVGLGLGMGPLVTGLLPVAIGTALPEMAAAVVAARRGQGDMVAGHVLGSSLFNLLVVLGGMAAFRPLPLPASFVQFELPAAFAFALVLFPMTRSQLEVSRREGMVLLVAFAAWLAWELVHLAA; this is translated from the coding sequence ATGGCTGCAGCGGCATTGTGGTTCGTGGCGGGGTTGGTGCTCTTGGCGCTCGGTGGCGATTCCATCGTCAAGGGCGCGTCCGGGCTGGCGCAGCGCTTCGGGGCCTCGCCCTTCATCGCCGGCCTGCTGCTGGTCGCGTTCGGCACCTCGCTGCCGGAACTCGCGGTCAATGCGCGCGCAGCGTGGACCGGACACCAGGCGCTGGCGCTGGGCAATGCGGTGGGCAGCAACATCGCTAACATCGGCCTGACGCTCGGCGCGGCCGCGCTCGCCGCGCCGCTGTTCCTGCGCAGCCGCGCGGTCGGTCCGCTGCTGGTGTGGCTGCTGGCGATGACCGCGGTGACGATCGGCCTCGGCCTCGACGGCGTGCTCTCGCGCAATGACGGCCTGCTGCTGCTCGCGGGCTTCGTGGTGATGCTCGCGTTCCTGATCGTGCGCGGCCGCCGCGAACCGGCGGAACTGCAGGCCGACATCGCGCGCTTCGCCGAAACCAAGCAGGGCCTCGGTTTGAATCTCTCCCGCGTGGTCATCGCCATCGTCGCGATGTACTTCGGCGCGAAGTGGCTGGTGCAGAGCGCGCCCATCGTCGGCCTCGGCCTGGGCATGGGCCCGCTGGTCACCGGCCTGCTGCCGGTCGCGATCGGCACCGCGCTGCCGGAAATGGCCGCGGCCGTCGTCGCCGCGCGCCGCGGGCAGGGCGACATGGTCGCCGGCCATGTGCTCGGCTCCAGCCTGTTCAACCTGCTGGTGGTGCTCGGCGGCATGGCCGCGTTCCGGCCGTTGCCGCTGCCGGCCTCGTTCGTGCAGTTCGAGCTGCCGGCGGCATTCGCGTTCGCGCTGGTGCTGTTCCCGATGACGCGCAGCCAGCTCGAGGTCAGCCGCCGCGAAGGCATGGTGCTGCTGGTCGCGTTCGCCGCATGGCTGGCATGGGAGCTGGTGCACCTCGCCGCGTGA